The proteins below are encoded in one region of Campylobacter helveticus:
- a CDS encoding ribonuclease J gives MNENEQNVENPNANSKNNKRYKHKNRRKKLADSLDTEGVKNNENANSTKPNEVKKKKKNRNLPSKLTGNEDWQIALAECIEANRVSHETRLHPLKYNNSSEHKIRITPLGGLGEIGGNISVFETNTDAIIVDIGMSFPDGTMHGVDIIIPDFDYVRKIKDKIRGIVITHAHEDHIGAVPYFFKEFQFPIYATPLALGMISNKFEEHGLKAERKWFRPVEKRKVYEIGEFEVEWIHITHSIIDASALAIKTKAGTIIHTGDFKIDQTPIDGYPTDLSRLAYYGEEGVMCLLSDSTNSYKEGYTKSESSVGPTFDQIFSKTKGRVIMSTFSSNIHRVYQAITYGLKYGRKVCVIGRSMERNLYTTMELGYIKLDRKIFIDADEVSKYKDNEVLIVTTGSQGETMSALYRMATDEHKFIKIKPTDQIIISAKAIPGNEASVSAVLDYLLKAGAKVAYQEFSEIHVSGHASMEEQKLMLSLIKPKFFLPVHGEYNHITKHKETAMKCGIPERNIYLMSDGDQVEVCQKYIKRIKTVKTGKVFVDNQINKQIADDVVIDRQKLADSGIVVIIAQLDKATKTLVNKPRVFSYGLVADKHDQAFSREMADVLSVFFTNAKDEWLNDPRFLENQIRQVLRKHIFRKIKKYPTIVPTLFVM, from the coding sequence ATGAACGAAAACGAACAAAATGTAGAGAATCCCAACGCAAATTCTAAAAATAATAAGCGTTACAAACACAAAAATCGTCGAAAAAAACTTGCAGATTCTTTAGATACAGAAGGTGTAAAAAATAATGAAAATGCAAATTCAACAAAGCCTAACGAAGTAAAAAAGAAGAAAAAAAATCGTAATCTTCCCTCTAAACTCACAGGAAATGAGGACTGGCAAATCGCCCTTGCTGAGTGCATAGAGGCAAATCGCGTTTCACATGAAACAAGACTTCATCCCCTTAAGTATAATAATTCTAGTGAGCATAAAATTCGTATTACTCCGCTGGGGGGGCTTGGTGAGATAGGTGGAAATATTAGCGTTTTTGAGACAAATACAGACGCTATTATTGTTGATATTGGTATGAGTTTTCCAGATGGGACAATGCACGGAGTGGATATTATAATTCCAGATTTTGATTATGTGCGTAAGATTAAAGATAAGATAAGGGGTATTGTTATCACTCACGCTCACGAGGACCACATTGGTGCTGTGCCGTATTTTTTCAAAGAATTTCAGTTCCCTATCTATGCAACACCTTTGGCTTTGGGTATGATTTCAAACAAATTTGAAGAACACGGCTTAAAAGCAGAAAGAAAATGGTTTCGCCCTGTGGAAAAACGCAAAGTTTATGAAATTGGTGAATTTGAAGTGGAGTGGATTCATATAACCCACTCTATCATCGATGCTTCTGCTTTGGCGATTAAAACAAAGGCTGGGACTATCATACATACGGGAGATTTTAAGATAGACCAAACGCCTATTGATGGTTATCCTACGGATTTAAGTCGTTTGGCGTATTATGGTGAAGAGGGCGTGATGTGCCTTTTGAGTGATAGCACAAATTCTTATAAAGAGGGCTACACCAAAAGCGAAAGCTCTGTGGGTCCTACTTTTGACCAAATTTTTTCTAAAACAAAAGGCAGGGTGATTATGAGTACCTTTAGCTCTAATATCCACCGCGTTTATCAAGCCATCACTTATGGGCTTAAATACGGAAGAAAGGTTTGTGTCATCGGGCGTTCTATGGAGCGTAATCTTTACACTACTATGGAGCTGGGTTATATAAAGCTTGATAGAAAAATTTTCATTGACGCTGATGAGGTTAGCAAATATAAAGATAATGAGGTTTTAATCGTTACCACAGGAAGTCAAGGTGAAACGATGAGCGCACTTTATAGAATGGCAACGGATGAGCATAAATTTATTAAGATTAAGCCGACAGACCAGATTATCATTTCTGCTAAAGCTATCCCTGGTAACGAAGCTAGCGTTTCGGCGGTGCTTGATTATCTTTTAAAAGCGGGAGCGAAAGTGGCTTACCAAGAATTTAGTGAAATTCATGTGAGTGGGCATGCGAGTATGGAAGAGCAAAAGCTTATGCTAAGCCTCATTAAGCCTAAATTTTTCTTGCCTGTGCATGGAGAGTATAATCACATCACTAAACATAAAGAAACGGCTATGAAATGTGGTATCCCTGAAAGAAATATTTATTTAATGAGTGATGGAGACCAAGTCGAAGTGTGCCAAAAATACATCAAACGCATTAAGACTGTGAAAACGGGTAAAGTTTTTGTGGATAATCAAATCAATAAGCAAATTGCTGATGATGTTGTTATCGACCGCCAAAAACTTGCAGATAGTGGCATAGTTGTTATTATTGCTCAACTTGATAAGGCGACCAAAACTCTCGTAAATAAGCCAAGAGTTTTTAGCTATGGACTTGTTGCAGATAAGCACGACCAAGCTTTTTCTAGAGAAATGGCAGATGTCTTAAGTGTCTTTTTTACCAATGCTAAAGATGAATGGCTCAATGACCCAAGATTTTTAGAAAATCAAATCCGTCAAGTTTTAAGAAAGCATATTTTTAGAAAGATTAAAAAATATCCAACAATAGTTCCAACGCTTTTTGTGATGTAG
- the rsmA gene encoding 16S rRNA (adenine(1518)-N(6)/adenine(1519)-N(6))-dimethyltransferase RsmA, translating into MIRAKKQYGQNFLKDKGILTQITQAIPKDVKKIVEIGPGLGDLTQELMKISPVKAYEIDAELVDFLGRKFQKELKEKRIVLLHQDASEISCFDDEKYFLVANLPYYVASKLILQALEDENCQGLIVMVQKEMALKFCAKSGDSDFSALGVLSAMICEREILFDVSPLCFNPPPKVVSSVMRLMKQREFGQVCELESFKKFLRICFKAPRKRLLSNLKADKKLLLRLFEDLKLEENVRPHELCVDSYLKIYENLKDYL; encoded by the coding sequence ATGATTAGAGCGAAAAAACAATATGGACAAAATTTCTTAAAAGATAAAGGGATTTTGACACAAATCACTCAAGCCATACCCAAAGATGTGAAGAAAATCGTTGAAATTGGGCCTGGCTTAGGTGATTTAACGCAAGAGCTTATGAAAATTTCTCCTGTTAAAGCTTATGAAATAGACGCTGAGCTTGTAGATTTTTTAGGGCGAAAATTTCAAAAGGAATTAAAAGAAAAAAGAATTGTTTTGCTTCATCAAGATGCGAGTGAAATTTCTTGTTTTGATGATGAGAAGTATTTTTTGGTTGCAAATTTACCTTATTATGTTGCTAGTAAGCTGATTTTGCAGGCTTTGGAAGATGAAAATTGCCAAGGTTTAATTGTAATGGTGCAAAAAGAAATGGCTTTGAAATTTTGCGCTAAGAGTGGAGATAGCGATTTTAGTGCACTTGGAGTTTTAAGTGCGATGATTTGCGAGAGAGAAATTCTTTTTGATGTGAGTCCTTTGTGTTTTAATCCTCCTCCAAAGGTTGTTTCATCGGTAATGAGACTGATGAAGCAAAGAGAATTTGGTCAAGTATGTGAGCTTGAAAGTTTTAAGAAATTCCTTAGAATTTGTTTTAAAGCTCCGCGGAAACGACTTTTGAGCAATTTGAAAGCTGATAAAAAATTGCTTTTGAGGCTTTTTGAGGATTTAAAGCTTGAGGAAAATGTGCGCCCTCACGAACTTTGCGTTGATTCATACCTTAAAATTTATGAAAACTTAAAGGATTATTTATGA
- a CDS encoding DUF1796 family putative cysteine peptidase: MQNQINHFHIFKFPKIKTDFILSVGSHCRVAHHLRKNHLRNLASPLDWMINDKLEVVFELFQSDFRDFFLSCFIVDEKRKPMEVKDRLNGMISLHHFFSNEELEIQAQRINKQTRKRWIPIKDKILSSKNVVFVRSGDFDLKEASEFLQKIAKLFDKNGGGGYTLINVSHNEKLKEDEMIMQEFDLGNHLALIHYSICEKEGDYRGNIPFWTTMMQKSIMMPHGLKFKNALGDFKIRFIRSCKRRKAFFTKKIKVDINETH; encoded by the coding sequence ATGCAAAATCAAATCAATCATTTTCACATTTTCAAATTTCCCAAAATAAAGACCGATTTTATCCTAAGTGTAGGGTCGCATTGTAGAGTGGCACATCATTTAAGGAAAAATCATCTAAGGAATTTAGCCTCTCCTTTGGATTGGATGATTAATGATAAATTAGAAGTCGTTTTTGAATTATTTCAAAGTGATTTTAGAGACTTTTTTCTCTCTTGTTTTATTGTTGATGAAAAAAGAAAGCCTATGGAGGTTAAAGATAGGCTTAATGGTATGATTTCACTTCACCATTTTTTCTCAAATGAAGAGCTAGAAATTCAAGCTCAAAGAATAAATAAGCAAACAAGAAAACGCTGGATACCTATCAAAGATAAAATTCTCTCTTCTAAAAATGTCGTTTTTGTGCGTAGTGGAGATTTTGATTTAAAAGAAGCAAGTGAATTTTTGCAAAAAATTGCAAAATTATTTGATAAAAATGGGGGGGGGGGTTACACCCTCATCAATGTCAGTCATAATGAAAAGCTAAAAGAAGATGAAATGATAATGCAAGAATTTGACTTGGGAAATCATCTAGCCTTAATCCATTATAGTATATGTGAAAAGGAGGGTGATTATAGAGGAAATATCCCTTTTTGGACAACTATGATGCAAAAGAGCATTATGATGCCACACGGATTAAAGTTTAAAAACGCTTTGGGGGATTTTAAAATTCGTTTCATTAGAAGTTGTAAGAGAAGAAAGGCGTTTTTTACGAAGAAAATAAAGGTCGATATTAACGAGACGCATTAG
- the rlmN gene encoding 23S rRNA (adenine(2503)-C(2))-methyltransferase RlmN translates to MTNILDFLPEELSKEIQPLFRVKQICQWIYQRYADDFSQMSNLPKDLREKLSKIYHFSPLKCIKQEQSKDSSIKYLFELLDGLRVESVLLPMKEEKFDAEGKRLAHAKFTICVSSQVGCRSGCSFCLTAKGGLKRNLSAGEIVGQILWIKKQHKIPYERRVNIVYMGMGEPLDNLKNVAKAVQILSHNDTLAISPRRQTISTSGLAKQIKELGEMNLGVLLAISLHAVNDELRTQLMPINKAYNIASVIQAVREFPIDMRKRVMFEYLLIDGINDKIEHAKELVRLLNGIKAKVNLILFNPHQGSIYQRPSLENAVKFQDLLSSKGVTCTIRESKGLDISAACGQLKEREGGI, encoded by the coding sequence ATGACAAATATTTTAGATTTTTTACCAGAAGAACTTTCAAAAGAAATTCAGCCATTGTTTCGTGTGAAACAAATTTGCCAATGGATTTACCAAAGATATGCCGATGATTTCTCACAAATGTCAAATTTACCGAAAGATTTGCGTGAAAAATTAAGCAAAATTTATCATTTTAGTCCCTTAAAATGCATCAAACAAGAGCAAAGTAAAGATAGCAGCATAAAATACCTTTTTGAACTTCTCGATGGCTTAAGAGTGGAGTCCGTGCTTTTACCGATGAAGGAAGAAAAATTTGACGCGGAGGGCAAAAGACTTGCACACGCCAAATTTACTATTTGCGTATCTTCTCAAGTAGGGTGTAGAAGTGGGTGTAGTTTCTGCCTCACGGCTAAAGGCGGACTAAAAAGAAATTTGAGTGCGGGAGAAATTGTAGGACAAATTTTATGGATAAAAAAACAGCATAAAATTCCTTACGAACGCCGCGTAAATATCGTCTATATGGGTATGGGTGAGCCTTTAGACAATCTTAAAAATGTCGCTAAAGCCGTGCAAATCTTAAGCCATAACGACACTCTAGCCATAAGCCCACGCCGACAAACCATTAGCACAAGTGGCTTGGCTAAACAAATCAAAGAGCTTGGAGAAATGAATTTGGGCGTTTTACTTGCCATTTCCTTACACGCGGTTAATGATGAGCTAAGAACGCAATTAATGCCCATCAATAAGGCTTACAATATCGCCTCAGTAATACAAGCCGTGCGAGAATTTCCCATAGATATGCGTAAAAGAGTGATGTTTGAATATCTTTTAATTGACGGCATAAATGATAAAATCGAACACGCCAAGGAATTAGTGAGACTTTTAAATGGCATTAAAGCTAAGGTCAATTTAATACTTTTCAATCCCCATCAAGGAAGCATTTATCAACGCCCAAGCCTTGAAAACGCCGTCAAATTTCAAGACTTACTTAGCTCAAAGGGCGTAACTTGCACGATAAGAGAAAGCAAAGGGCTTGACATCTCAGCCGCTTGTGGACAGCTTAAAGAAAGGGAGGGAGGCATATGA
- a CDS encoding purine-nucleoside phosphorylase: MIVCAGGNELFPFAKPIGIGLIESAMNLTKICLEFRPKKLIFIGTCGLYKNGEILGIYESSHAFNIEFSKLNHFYSPAKTEICLKKSAYKINSSNYICTDKNAALKLANLGLDVENMEAFSVLSVAENMKIEASCILCATNFCDAFAHENFLKNHQNAKEKLEETLRKKALI; encoded by the coding sequence ATGATAGTTTGTGCGGGTGGAAATGAACTTTTTCCTTTTGCTAAACCCATAGGCATAGGATTAATTGAAAGTGCGATGAATTTAACAAAAATTTGCTTAGAATTTCGACCAAAAAAACTCATATTTATTGGAACTTGTGGGCTTTATAAAAATGGAGAAATTTTAGGAATTTATGAAAGCTCTCACGCTTTTAACATCGAATTTTCTAAATTAAATCACTTTTATAGTCCAGCAAAAACAGAAATTTGTCTTAAAAAAAGTGCTTATAAAATTAATTCTTCTAATTACATTTGCACGGACAAAAATGCAGCCCTAAAACTAGCAAATTTAGGACTTGATGTAGAAAATATGGAAGCTTTTTCTGTGTTAAGTGTAGCTGAAAATATGAAAATAGAAGCAAGTTGCATTTTATGTGCCACAAATTTTTGCGATGCCTTTGCACACGAAAATTTTTTAAAAAATCATCAAAATGCTAAAGAAAAATTAGAAGAAACACTAAGAAAAAAAGCTTTAATTTAA